The window TAATTCATAATTCGTAATTcataatttgtaattttcttcttttttttcttcttctttttttttttttttttttaacattaacAGTACATGCAATTTAAACAATTTCTACATTCGCTGCTAATACATTTGAAAAAACGTTTtataaaatgcataaaaatattgtacacATATACGAAGCGCGCTTTACTTGACAAGTGTACATAACGTGGTAGTTGAGATGTCTATTATATTAGTGCTCATTACATTGtagcaattttttttgttctatttgttttttttgttttaatgtattattatataacttctttttagtaatattaatgcaaatatataattgatatatgaacaattgaattttgttaaaaaatggGTACTTATCATGTTGTtactatttgttttttttacctATGCGTGTAGACTATAATATTTGTTGGTGagtcaaaatgaaaaagatgagtaatatcttttatatcAACTCCTCTATGTATTATATCTGTTGTTACAAGTATAGGATTTtctgaatttttaaaaagttccaaaattatgaacaagtcatcttttttaaatgaagaattaaaagCAAAAATGTTATCAAAATCTGATTTTAATAAACTAAATACACTATTACAACTTTTAACagtattacaaaaaataattatttttttttttaaattttcttttaaaataatatttttcatagcATCAATTTTTGTCTTAACATTATAAACTggtaaatttacaaaatgataattaataaatggaTGAATATTATgcaaataatttgtttttataacaaCTGAATTAGTtacatatttcattatattgtTCTGTATGGACTTTTTCCCCTTATTTGATATAGTAGATGACGTTACTATTGAAACAACTTTGTTGTTATTTAGTTTGTTCATTTCGTCATAAACGGTactgatatatttaatgtacGGTTTATCAAACATTAAATCTACTTCatctattataaaaaaatttaaattttgcaaaaaatttactatattttccTTGTTCTCTTTCATATAGGTAACAAATCTCACAGGAGAACATATTACAATTAAATTGCTGATTTCATTAATTGAATCTTCCCCCTTCAGGTTAACCGTCTTTACCTTTATTtttctgaaaaaaatatcacaCGGGAAATGGGTTGCATGTACTATGAATACATAAGTGCGCACATAAATATGCCCATACGCATACACaaacatatgcacatacgcatacacaaacatatgcacatatccATACACAAACATATACACGTGCCCGTACACACGGAATGTTTGAGAAAAATAGAGCCGCTACTGCTACGACGACACGATacgcaaaaataaaaaaaaaaaattattttattttattttattttattttttttgtctcATAATGTTTGAAAAATTACTTTGAAAGGCGCTTTATAATATCATAGCATTGTTTACTTAACAAGCTGTTGTACTGAAAAATGAGAACACGtgtattttgaatttttggTTGTTTCaatatatgatttaaaaTGAGAATTATATAAGATAAAGTTTTTCCTATGCCATTTTCTGCCCCTATGATaacatttttcaatttttcaaaatttttgttataatattcTAATAAATCTGACTGAATAATTGATGgtacattaatattatatttttttaattcttctacTAAGGTACCATGAATACGTAACTGAGAAAACGTTTGAttgcttttaaaaaaatactcaTCTTTGTTTTCTAATATTTCAGTTTTACATGGAAAATGTTCaatagtaaaattataatgtcTTTGTACATTCTGTGGAGTacccttttttcttttctcctTTCTTTTACTTACAttgtcatatataaattttgaatGTAAAAATGAGTTGTTACTAATTTTAGTTATATTGTAGCtatttactaaaattaaaaaaaaaaaaaaaaaatatattagatgatatataaaaaacataataattcTTGGCTCTTTACAttcttttcttctattttttcttcaaattCTATTAAAacgtaaaagaaaaagaaaagagaacATAACAAAAAAAGTGAAACGGAGAGCGACAggaaaaaggagaaaaaaaggataacaAGGAAAAGGCTGAAGAagacgaaaaaaaatatatacataaaaacgAAGTTAATgatgtacataataaaattcataaaaaggAGGAGTTCATTAAAACTGCTAAAAAGGGGAAGACACTGCAGGGGGCTAAGATAAAACATTTGctttatataagtatgtatatatatttatatatgtatataagcatatatgtatataagcatatatgtatataagcatatatgtatatacgcatatatgtatatacgcacataagtattatatatatatatatatatatatatatatatatatatacatgaacgttttaaaattattgtacTTATATAACGTacgaaatatttatttttttaaagcaaaTATATAACTCGTCAAAAGCAGTATATTTAGCATTACCACGCGTGCACTTACACATACTTGTATAATATgagcgtatatatatatatatatatatatatatatatatatggatgtaCATATGATAGAAGGTTACAAGgagtatacatgtataatgttacacctttttcatttttagtattaactgaaaaaatattttttcgaaCAATTTTTAACCGCTGAACAACGAcgtaaataaaatgtataaaataaataaaaagtagtaattttttttttttttaattttaggGTGAAACATTAAAAAGAGTTTATGTACATTGTgcacaaaaattaaaaaaaaaaaaaaaataaaatatattaaatgacgTGGTGTTTtctgaaattaaaaattttttaacaggaatttttttctttattttttcttcaactagtgatacatatataatttttaaaattacctttaattaaaaaatttgatatatttCAGAATATGTATAACACAATACAGTTTTGTTTGATGTGGGGAGTTAACATgggtatattatattttactgttttattattaatataggttaaataaaataaaaaaaaagaaagaaaagtttttttatatattaatgtatgtgtctacatatatagaaatacatGTGCACATAAATGCCCATGTGTGTACAAATTTTAAGGtgtaaacaaatttttagTAAAGTAGTACTGTGTAGAGAGAATCCGCCAAAAATTTACACGCGTTGTACACATTAACGCATATAAATAGTTACATCCTtcagagaaaataaaaagaactaATGGGAAAATGAACAGATGAAAAATGATTAAGCGAGTAAATGATTAAGCGAGTAAATGATTAAGCGAGTAAATGATTAAGCGAATAGATGATTAAGCGAATAGATGATTAAGCGAATAAATGATTAATCAAATAAATGATTAAGCGAATAGATTAAGCGAATAGATTAAGCGAATAGATTAAGCGAATAACTAATTATGCGAATAACTAATTATGCGAATAACTAATTATGCGATTTAATGAATTGTACAAagaaataaggaaaataaataaacatgcAGTGAACAAgcgaacaaataaataaataaaatcattattattCGCCGAGAGTTGcagcaatatttttatgttaaacaATGATCCactattttatgtaatagtttttacattttttttttttttttttcccacaATATTAAAAGTAGAAAATAAACTAATCTATTTCGAAAGTCATTCGTTATATGGCATTGTCcggtaaaaataaatataagtaaaacattgttttgttatcattatattttttttttttttttaatgttaaatgaaaataaaattaaaaaaaaaaaaaaaaatagataaaaaatatgaacagtgaatgtgaaaaaaagtaagaaCAAAAtgggaataaaaataagaacagGGATAcgaaaaaactaaaaaatgaaaaaacattaaaaaagaacgtaacatcaaaaataataagaacaaaatgggaaaaatattaacaaaatatatgcaaaacaatgcaaaaaaaaaaaaaaaaaaaagtttaaataaaGTACAAAAAATGACCAGAATATACTTAActaaaaggtaaaaatacaacaaaaatttaaacatGGCTTACTTTTCTGATCTTTCTAAAAAATGTGAATTGGACGGATGTAGAAATCATGATTTTCTTCCATTTAAATGTGAATATTGCGGTTTAAATGTacactttaaaaaataaaaaatagtaaaattcatacaaatataaagttatatatatataatgaaattaaagTTGTAAAGATTACAAATACCTGTTTTAGTAAacaagtgaaaaaaaaatacatatatatcaaaatatagaGTATATAAACAACTGTAAGAAACtttatgatttattttttcaaaaaaaggaagaaaaaacaaaaacgaaaaaaaaaaaaaaaaaatcgtttataaatataccattttattttacttattgcTGTTGtaacacatttattttatatgtctTTTCACTCATACAGTTTTGCGAATTTCATAGAAAAGTTCAAGAACATACTTGCTCCaggttaaaaaatatagatttaAATAAAGTTGTATTATGTGAATACTGCGACCTGGTTCTACCTGATGTAAGCTAAAAAGTGAAGAAACCTTAAAAATCAGTTTTGCTGTGATGAAAATGGAATACATGggatttatatatttatgtgcacatatataaatat of the Plasmodium malariae genome assembly, chromosome: 6 genome contains:
- the PmUG01_06020700 gene encoding ATP-dependent helicase, putative gives rise to the protein MFFIYHLIYFFFFFLILVNSYNITKISNNSFLHSKFIYDNVSKRKEKRKKGTPQNVQRHYNFTIEHFPCKTEILENKDEYFFKSNQTFSQLRIHGTLVEELKKYNINVPSIIQSDLLEYYNKNFEKLKNVIIGAENGIGKTLSYIILILNHILKQPKIQNTRVLIFQYNSLLSKQCYDIIKRLSKKIKVKTVNLKGEDSINEISNLIVICSPVRFVTYMKENKENIVNFLQNLNFFIIDEVDLMFDKPYIKYISTVYDEMNKLNNNKVVSIVTSSTISNKGKKSIQNNIMKYVTNSVVIKTNYLHNIHPFINYHFVNLPVYNVKTKIDAMKNIILKENLKKKIIIFCNTVKSCNSVFSLLKSDFDNIFAFNSSFKKDDLFIILELFKNSENPILVTTDIIHRGVDIKDITHLFHFDSPTNIIVYTHRNGRISRGASTGDIYIFNNLENLVTRKIYELHKNNVKFEDIFSRKRSLRKNYKRELKK